A genome region from Acidimicrobiales bacterium includes the following:
- the purM gene encoding phosphoribosylformylglycinamidine cyclo-ligase, whose product MAEGTSAPGGLTYAGSGVDIEAADAAIEAIRDLVRSTTGVPGVIGAIGGFGGMFEVPAGYQRPVLVSSTDGVGTKMAVAMATGRFDTVGIDLVAMCVDDLVCCGAKPLFFLDYQLLGRVDPGLVSEVMKGIAAGCRQAGCAIVGGEMAEHPGLIAPGELDVAGFAVGIVEHDRILDGPARTVAGDILIGLPSPGLRSNGYSLARKALLETAGRGLDEPAWDGAGSWSLADELLRPSVIYTPAVLELLGVAEVHAVAHITGGGLPGNVPRVLASGLDAVFDLGSWEVPRIFAEIQQAGSVESGEMHRVFNMGLGMVVAVPPAESPKTVEVLRGAGHEAVVVGSVVAGAGSVRLIPGR is encoded by the coding sequence TTGGCTGAGGGCACATCGGCGCCGGGCGGGCTCACCTACGCCGGCTCAGGTGTCGACATCGAGGCGGCCGACGCGGCAATCGAGGCCATACGTGACCTGGTGCGATCCACTACGGGAGTACCGGGTGTCATCGGCGCCATCGGCGGGTTCGGCGGGATGTTCGAGGTGCCGGCCGGTTACCAGCGACCGGTGCTCGTCTCGAGCACCGACGGTGTGGGGACGAAGATGGCGGTTGCGATGGCAACCGGTCGTTTCGACACGGTTGGCATCGACCTGGTTGCCATGTGCGTGGACGACCTCGTCTGCTGCGGCGCCAAGCCGCTCTTCTTCCTCGATTACCAGCTCCTCGGGCGGGTCGACCCGGGACTGGTGTCAGAGGTCATGAAGGGGATCGCCGCCGGTTGCCGCCAGGCGGGTTGCGCCATCGTCGGGGGCGAGATGGCCGAGCACCCCGGGCTGATCGCGCCGGGGGAGCTGGATGTGGCCGGTTTCGCCGTCGGCATCGTCGAGCACGACCGGATCCTCGACGGACCGGCCCGAACCGTAGCAGGAGACATTCTCATCGGGCTCCCGTCGCCCGGTCTGCGTTCCAACGGTTACTCGCTCGCCCGCAAGGCGCTGCTCGAGACGGCCGGGCGGGGTCTCGACGAGCCGGCCTGGGACGGGGCGGGAAGCTGGAGCCTGGCAGACGAACTGTTGAGGCCATCGGTGATCTACACCCCAGCGGTCCTCGAGTTGCTGGGCGTCGCGGAGGTCCACGCAGTCGCGCACATAACCGGCGGTGGCCTCCCCGGGAACGTGCCGAGGGTCCTTGCCAGCGGCCTCGACGCCGTCTTCGATCTCGGCAGCTGGGAGGTACCGCGGATCTTTGCCGAGATCCAGCAGGCCGGCAGCGTCGAAAGCGGCGAGATGCACCGGGTGTTCAACATGGGCCTCGGAATGGTCGTCGCGGTGCCGCCCGCGGAGTCGCCCAAGACGGTGGAGGTCCTGCGCGGTGCGGGACACGAGGCGGTGGTCGTCGGCTCCGTTGTCGCCGGCGCCGGAAGCGTTCGCCTGATCCCAGGCCGCTGA
- the purF gene encoding amidophosphoribosyltransferase, with protein sequence MGHVPGPEQLSVTHEPPREACGVFAVCSPGSEVAHMTFDGLYALQHRGQESAGMAVSDGAEMMVVKDMGLVTNVFNEYKLAGLQGHLAIGHTRYSTTGSSTWHNAQPVYRITASSPARPDPLAFALGHNGNLTNTESLAEGAGMLPGTVTSDSDVIAEMVVRHLDSNPADDLVAALMAVLPLLQGAFSLVLLDRDRVIGVRDPRGFRPLCLGRLPEGWILASETPALDVTGAEFVREIEPGEMVVIDSDGPVSMRPWPEGVAEPKLCLFEFVYLARPDSQLYGQELHSARIRMGEMLADQAPVDADMVMGVPDSGLPAAEGYARRSGIRYGHGLVKNRYIGRTFIVPDQAQRAQGVRRKLNPLKGAIEGRRLVVVDDSIVRGTTTRAMVKMLRDAGAKQVHLRISSPPYRWPCYYGLDTGTRSELIAARMDQDEICAYLGADSLAYLTLDRLKEATGAPQAGFCDACLTGDYPEDVPVVLRTGLPAERVGLPVG encoded by the coding sequence ATGGGGCACGTGCCCGGGCCCGAGCAGTTGAGCGTGACCCACGAGCCTCCGCGGGAGGCCTGCGGCGTTTTCGCAGTGTGCTCGCCAGGCAGCGAGGTGGCACACATGACGTTCGACGGCCTGTACGCCCTCCAGCACCGCGGCCAGGAGTCCGCGGGAATGGCGGTGAGCGACGGCGCCGAGATGATGGTCGTCAAGGACATGGGCCTGGTGACCAACGTCTTCAACGAGTACAAGCTCGCCGGTTTGCAGGGCCACCTGGCCATCGGCCACACCAGGTACTCCACCACGGGTTCCTCGACGTGGCACAACGCCCAACCGGTGTACCGGATCACCGCGTCGAGCCCTGCTCGCCCCGACCCGCTCGCGTTCGCCCTCGGTCACAACGGGAATCTGACCAACACGGAATCCCTCGCTGAAGGGGCGGGAATGCTGCCCGGGACCGTCACGAGCGACAGCGACGTCATCGCGGAGATGGTGGTGCGCCACCTCGACTCCAATCCGGCCGACGACCTGGTCGCGGCGCTCATGGCAGTGCTTCCCTTGCTGCAGGGCGCCTTCTCCCTGGTCCTGCTCGACCGCGACAGGGTGATCGGTGTGCGGGACCCCCGTGGTTTCCGGCCGTTGTGCCTCGGCCGGCTTCCCGAGGGGTGGATCCTTGCTTCGGAGACGCCGGCCCTCGACGTGACCGGTGCCGAATTCGTGCGCGAGATCGAGCCTGGCGAGATGGTCGTGATCGACTCGGACGGTCCGGTTTCGATGCGCCCGTGGCCCGAAGGCGTCGCCGAACCCAAGCTGTGCCTGTTCGAGTTCGTGTACCTGGCCCGCCCCGACAGTCAGCTCTACGGACAGGAGTTGCACAGCGCGCGCATCCGGATGGGCGAGATGCTCGCGGACCAAGCCCCGGTGGACGCTGACATGGTGATGGGAGTACCTGACTCGGGTCTCCCCGCGGCGGAGGGGTACGCGCGCCGGAGCGGCATCCGCTACGGGCACGGTCTGGTGAAGAACCGCTACATCGGCCGGACCTTCATCGTCCCCGACCAGGCCCAGCGGGCCCAGGGCGTGAGGCGGAAGCTCAATCCGCTCAAAGGGGCGATCGAAGGGCGACGGCTGGTCGTCGTCGACGACTCGATCGTGCGGGGGACCACAACGAGGGCGATGGTGAAGATGCTCCGCGACGCCGGTGCGAAGCAAGTGCATCTCCGGATCTCGTCGCCTCCCTACCGCTGGCCCTGCTACTACGGCCTCGATACGGGCACCCGTTCCGAACTGATAGCCGCCCGCATGGACCAGGACGAGATCTGCGCCTACCTCGGCGCTGACAGCCTGGCCTACCTGACCCTCGACCGGCTCAAGGAAGCGACCGGCGCCCCCCAGGCGGGATTTTGCGACGCCTGCCTCACGGGCGACTACCCCGAGGACGTACCCGTGGTGTTGCGCACTGGGTTGCCGGCGGAGCGAGTCGGCCTTCCTGTTGGCTGA